The following DNA comes from Chloroherpetonaceae bacterium.
CAGAGATAATTCAGCGTTTGCCTAAAGAACTCCTTCAATTTCGTTATGCCTTAAACGACCGGCTTCCGCCCGATATCAACATCCTTAATCTATCGACTTGCCCAATCACTTTTCATGCGCGCCACAGCGCCGTTGCGCGAAGTTATCTTTTTCAAATCTCCCGCCGCCGAACTGCCTTCGGGAAAAAATTGGTGTGGTGGATTAAAGACGAGCTCGACTTGGATCGAATGATCGATGCTTCATCGCATTTTATCGGGCGTGTCGATTTCCGTCATTTCACCGACCGTGACCCTGAAGACGGCTCAACCCTCGTAGAAATGCAGCCGATTCAATTTGCTGAGTTTGGGGAGATGATCGTGATGCGTTTCACCGCTTCACATTTTTTATGGAAGCAAATTCGCCGCATGATGGGCGTGCTCGCCGAAGTCGGGCGTGGGAAGCTTGAGTCTAGTCATGTTGCAGATCTTCTTTTTCAACCCAATCCACTCGTCGCAAAACTAACCTCGCCTCCTTCCGGCTTATTTTTC
Coding sequences within:
- the truA gene encoding tRNA pseudouridine(38-40) synthase TruA, translating into MRSKNHFSPLSSKERFPKRATETHFTHKFKLLIEYEGTRFSGWQVQPHAPTVQGEVMNAISECLETERFEFIGAGRTDAGVHALGQVAHLAISSEIIQRLPKELLQFRYALNDRLPPDINILNLSTCPITFHARHSAVARSYLFQISRRRTAFGKKLVWWIKDELDLDRMIDASSHFIGRVDFRHFTDRDPEDGSTLVEMQPIQFAEFGEMIVMRFTASHFLWKQIRRMMGVLAEVGRGKLESSHVADLLFQPNPLVAKLTSPPSGLFFETAYYDGDELPSEIHAPYELMMQG